From the Lepidochelys kempii isolate rLepKem1 chromosome 2, rLepKem1.hap2, whole genome shotgun sequence genome, one window contains:
- the IL6 gene encoding interleukin-6, translating to MNYLRGYSLLAAAALTLLVGTKAVPLPDSSGEEELVDDPLDSLARSPLLPDCESLAWLLHSKAAKLKDEMCEKFTVCDSSMEMLAQNNLNLPKITEKDGCLLSGFNEEKCLRGISSGLFTFQTYLEYVRETFISEKQKVESICYGTKHLANTVRQMVKNPDAVIMPDPATQSTLFAKLKSNKKWIEKISTHLILRDFTSFMEKTVRAVRYLKNIRNLSV from the exons atgaaTTATCTTCGGGGAT ACTCTCTCTTGGCAGCGGCAGCCCTGACATTGCTCGTCGGGACCAAAGCTGTCCCCCTCCCAGATTCCTCCGGGGAAGAGGAACTTGTTGATGATCCCTTGGACTCGCTTGCCAGAAGCCCCTTGCTGCCTGATTGTGAATCCCTGGCATGGCTGCTGCACAGCAAAGCGGCCAAGCTGAAGGACGAG ATGTGTGAGAAGTTTACTGTGTGTGACAGCAGTATGGAGATGCTTGCCCAAAACAATCTGAACCTCCCCAAGATCACAGAGAAAGATGGATGTCTACTCTCTGGATTCAATGAG GAAAAATGCTTGAGAGGAATCTCCAGTGGACTTTTTACATTTCAGACATACCTGGAATATGTACGAGAAACATTTATTAGTGAAAAGCAAAAAGTGGAATCCATATGTTATGGTACAAAGCATCTGGCAAATACTGTGAGGCAGATG gTGAAAAATCCTGATGCAGTGATCATGCCAGACCCAGCTACCCAGAGCACACTTTTTGCAAAACTGAAGTCAAATAAAAAATGGATAGAGAAAATCAGCACCCATCTCATCCTCCGAGACTTTACTTCATTCATGGAGAAAACTGTGAGGGCTGTTCGATATCTGAAAAACATCAGGAATCTCAGTGTTTGA